The following are encoded in a window of Cyanobacteriota bacterium genomic DNA:
- a CDS encoding divalent-cation tolerance protein CutA — MATYGVVLITASSQSEAETIAHRLLQGKLAACVTILPVQSIYIWQDSLHNDPEWQLIVKTDLDQFDALAATVKTVHSYDVPEIIALPVVAGFQPYLDWIGAQVSQHD; from the coding sequence ATGGCCACCTATGGTGTAGTACTAATTACAGCGTCTTCACAATCAGAAGCGGAGACCATTGCTCACAGATTGCTCCAGGGAAAATTAGCAGCCTGTGTGACTATTCTGCCTGTGCAGTCTATTTACATTTGGCAAGATTCTCTGCACAACGATCCGGAGTGGCAACTAATTGTGAAAACAGACCTAGACCAATTTGATGCCTTGGCAGCCACGGTGAAAACTGTGCATTCTTACGATGTACCGGAAATCATTGCTCTGCCCGTCGTTGCTGGTTTTCAACCCTACCTAGATTGGATTGGCGCTCAGGTGAGCCAGCATGACTGA
- a CDS encoding S1 RNA-binding domain-containing protein: MDSASERTTSSKKQPEFSTDDFARALEAENSQFQVGQVVRGVVTSYESDGAYVDIRGKSAAFVPIDEASLQPFRQLAEVLPLEVEHDFLIIREQNDDGQVTLSRRQLQIRQQWLRFATMQANRETIAVRVTGTNKGGLTVDAMGMRGFIPRSHLTQSSTLDTLKGKTLTVAFLEVDANNRRLVLSEKQANRAASFSQLEVGQVIQGTITNIKPFGVFVDFAGTSGLLHINQVSKTYVSNLEEVFHAGQTIKAVILDLDEGRGRISLSTKVLENFPGEILQQMAEVMDNAEVRAQKIRQQIADGVQG; encoded by the coding sequence ATGGACTCTGCATCAGAACGCACTACCAGCAGCAAAAAGCAGCCTGAGTTTTCTACGGACGATTTTGCCAGGGCGCTGGAGGCAGAAAACTCTCAATTTCAGGTGGGACAAGTCGTGCGGGGTGTTGTGACCAGCTATGAATCTGATGGTGCCTATGTTGATATTCGGGGTAAGTCAGCAGCCTTTGTCCCTATCGATGAGGCATCGCTCCAGCCATTTCGCCAACTCGCCGAGGTGTTGCCTTTAGAGGTAGAGCATGACTTTCTCATCATTCGTGAACAAAACGATGATGGTCAAGTTACCCTATCACGGCGACAATTGCAAATTCGGCAGCAGTGGCTGCGATTTGCCACCATGCAAGCAAACCGAGAGACGATCGCCGTTCGAGTTACAGGCACCAACAAGGGTGGCCTAACAGTGGATGCAATGGGAATGCGTGGATTTATCCCGCGATCGCATCTGACCCAGAGCAGCACACTAGATACTCTGAAGGGCAAAACTCTGACCGTTGCCTTCCTAGAGGTAGATGCCAACAATCGCCGTTTAGTGCTATCTGAAAAACAAGCAAACCGAGCTGCCAGTTTCAGCCAACTTGAAGTCGGTCAGGTCATCCAAGGCACCATCACCAACATCAAACCCTTTGGTGTGTTTGTCGATTTTGCAGGCACCAGCGGCTTGTTGCATATTAACCAAGTCAGCAAAACTTACGTCAGCAACTTAGAGGAAGTCTTTCACGCTGGACAAACCATCAAAGCCGTAATTCTAGATCTAGACGAAGGCCGAGGACGCATTTCTCTCTCTACCAAAGTACTCGAAAACTTTCCTGGCGAAATTTTGCAACAAATGGCAGAGGTAATGGATAATGCTGAAGTCCGCGCCCAAAAAATTCGGCAACAAATTGCTGATGGCGTGCAAGGGTAG